CTAAACACTTTATAATAAACCCGGTCTGTCACAGCAAATGGGAACTGCACACCTCTACCTTGGCTGTGGATCCATGACCCCTGAATCGCCATAACCACCTTTGTCCtataagagaaaaaacagtGGGCGATTTTTAGAAAAGCTTATAAAAGTTGAGGCCACTGCTGCATTCTAAAACCAAAGGGTTGCcgaggaacaaaaaaaaataaaatggcagtggataaattaaaacataagaGAATACTTAAATAAAGTATCTGAGTTGCAGGGTTTTAAAAAATCCCAGTGATTGACacagtttttttaaatccaGGCTATTGAATTGTCAACATGAAGGGACATTCTCATTGAGAAAATCTACTTCAGATGAGGAAGAACCATGCAGCAGCATGACTTGCAATGAAAAGGAAAGGTATGCATTGTTATGCAGTCTGCTCCTATTTATTGACATTTGTTAAAGAGAATTATGTTTAAAAGGAAACCCAGGGCTTGCCGGAACAAACCTGGTCAAACCTCTCTCTGACCCCTTTTGTATGAGCGATAAATTGTAAACTCCTCTTCTACCGCTGAAATGCCTGGACAGCATATCTGAGAGCTGTATAGACAGCAGCAAATCATGAAACAGTTGAAAAGGAACaagccaaagaaaaagaaagctgtGATGAACTTGTCATAGTTCTCTTTATCATAGTGACTATATACTCCTATATCTTGCCACtgcttaaaaaatacaaagcctGCGATTTTTTTCTTGTAGGAAGCAGGATCATAAAATCCTACaacttcaacaacaacaacaacaaattacTACTTACAGAGGTTGGGAGCTATTGAGTCTTCTTGAAATTGACTCTGAACAACTGTAGCAAAACTTTCTGAAAATGCAAGCATAAAACTGAAATCAAAAATCATATTCATAACAACTGTAAGAACatcttagagagagagagagagagatcagaaTGCAACACAACTGTTAGATTTCTAAATAACAGAGTCCAGTGAAAGTTAAACCATTTGCACAGAACAAGCAGAGGCGCACAAACTTTTCAGCATTGCTAAGCAGAAAGCTAAAAATGCAGAAACATCTCATTATAAGTTGTTATAAAATGAGTGGAAGGAAGACAATTCAACAAGAAGCAAAAATACTTCATTCCAGTATATCAATCACAGGGTCAAGCTTGCTCTTCTTGAAAGTCCAGAAGTGTGTCATATCTGACCAACAAAAGTTTGCTATTTCATTAATTGTTGATCATAAGGCCTTGAAGACAGTTATGATTACTATTGACAGATTGTCAGGACATGGTTTGTAGCTTGCTCTTGCCCAAAGCAATAAAATACAACTATATTAAAAACCAGCACCTAGAAACATGCATTaccattaaaagtaaaaaaaactgtACAAGTTCAACTATCAAATTACAAGGACTGCTTAAGGGTATAAGATTGAAAAGTGGCCAATTACAAAGAGGACCAAACATGCAAATAGACGCACTTAAAAGGCAGTGCTTGTGTTAGAGCCTCAACTAAGCCAAAATTACAGTTCGATATGGACATATCCAGACTTCATGTATAGTGCTTTCTGAAGGAAACTTTATAGTAACAGTGACTAAAGCTGGAGGTCTGTCAGAAGCAGCCTTTGAAGCTTTTGTAGTAAATTTAAAGTTTGCAGATAAAATTCATTAAGGCACACAATTAACGAAGCTCAAAACCCCCAccccctctcttttctctcacaCTCTTTGATCTGGTACTTTCTCAGTATGAGAAGTTATTCAAACCTCCTATGATAGAGAGTTGCAATGAATTATTCAAATACCAAAAATTCCTTCTCAATTGAGAACTGACCATTCTGATAACATGCTGCATTCCACCAGCTCCAAATGAATGCCCACAAGGCAATATCATGGCGTCATCCATTAAAGCTCCCCTGAATCCATAAACCAAAGTAAATAAATTGCACAAGTAAAAACTTTCCAGCAACATGCTTAcagtagaataaaaaaatggcaTGCCAAAACAGATTATTCCAAAAACTTCTGATTCGAACACAAATAGTCCATGTCATGCCAAACACATAAAAATCGCCAtacaaacatagaaaaaaaaattcaacaatcaATCTCAAAAACTTACGTAACAGGGGCCGATAAAATAGCCCTTAAAGAATCTCCAGACTCACTCGAAAAATGCTGAAACCTCCTTCCTTCCAAAAAATCCACAGCCATTTTCCACACCCATATCCTTTCCACCAGCACAGACCCCCCCGTCCCCTGCAAATACTGCGAATAATACATCTCCCCATCTGCCTCCGCGATCGTCACCGCATTATTCCCTGTTTGCCCCAAGCCGCCGCCACCACCAATTCCATCTTTCACCATTTCCCCACTAATCCCTAAACAAGCCAGAACAAATAACACCAATAAAGAAGACGGAAATAAAgaagctttgaaaaaaaaaaaagattttctttcCACTTAccgaaaagaagaaaagatgctTGGGCTTTTGCATTTCCATTTCCCAATTTTGTCCAAATGAACACTATTACTAGCATTACTATAATAGTTCCACTTACAATTATTGTTGTTACAGTTAGTGTTTTTGCTGTTACAGATCAATAGCAGCAACAAGCACATCAAACTCCATTCTCATGATCACCATCACCACCGTCTACGTCATCAACCTCCTCCTCATCGTCCtcctcatcatcttcatcatcctcACCGTCGGTATCATCTCCACTAGTTCCCTGCGGTTCACGCTGATAAACATTCCTCGGGAAAATCCTGGTGGTGGTTGGTGGTGAGAGGGAAAGTAACGGTCGGAGCCGGCGGTGGAAGTGGCGGTTGCAGTAGTGGTTGAGGAGAAGAGCTTGTTGTCATCGATAAAACGGTGAGTTCCCGAGTTTTTGGGATCCGACACGGcgttgctgctgttgttgcgGAGGCGGTCCGGTGCAATTGAATCGTAATGGATCGTCTTGGAAGAGTAGTTGTGAATTTATTCCGTTTTGTGGAGCACAAAAACTAAAGATATTTCCTCTGATTGacatttctctttgttttttctatttgatttaaatgACGAAATCAAACCCTAATTTGAAGGAATTTGGGGGTTTGTTTCCatacgagagagagagagtgaattAAGACAATAGATCATCGATGATTTACAGACAAGggttcaggaaaaaaaaatctaattccaAACACAGATAGGCACAGATACGCTGTCGTTTCACGGAATGAGAAAAACGTGACGTCTTCAAGATACCGTGTGTGGACCCCAAACTGCCACATGAGTAATTTGAAAGCGAAGGGTAAGCTAACTAAGCAGCAGCCTCAGTACGAGTAACCGTAGAGGATTAGTTAATTGTGAAAGGAAGAATGAAAGGGAGAAGGAGCCAAGAAAGGAGAGACGGAGTCAACGAGTATAGACTTTGACCTGTAGAAGAAGCTAGTTAAAAAGAGGAGAggatgaagaggaagaagaaaagcgGAAGGGAGCAGTGTCGTGCTGAAATAATTATCTGTAAAATCAATTGATTATGAGTAATCAGAGGGTAatgaatcttcttcttcttcttcttcttcgtggGTTGATGATGAGTTTCATAATGGGAAAAGGATGCGATGGTTGGGTTTTTGAATTACCTCGGAAATTTAATGACAAAAAGAATCTCCAGAGGTGATAACTCCCATTtccctccctctctttttttttagaattttaataatatgtagatttttattttatttttgttgcagAGCTCTCCGATTCCTGCACCATTTCAATATTACATGGAAACGAAGGAGAGGTGTTCCGATCCGATAGATAAAAGGGGATGTCGGGACTCCACTAATAACCTCACTGCTTGCCTTCTTTCGTCAAGTACCTGTGAGTACTCTTCTACTGCTAATctcgactctctctctctctcgtttttcttttctttttgtttagattttatTGCCCTAATATCtcaatattgattttgttcAGTTAATTTTTGTTCAAATAAATAGATTTGAAATAGTTAGAACTACGATCTTGGTTCTCAAACTTGAAGGTGTTCTTCTTCATGTTTCATCTCTCAACTGTTCCCCCTGAGAAGATGCAGCTGCTTCATCTAGTTTCTCTAACTTAGGTCTTgctgatttatttgttttctatgaaaacATTCTTGTGATCTCGTCCAAAGTTCAATTTGATCACTTTCTCATCCACCTGATAAATAGTTTTTGAGTTCGATGAAACCAACCTTAAAGTTCTAAAAATGTTCTTGTAATACCTTTACAGTTCTAATTTCATATTCTGCTACAGTATGTTAATCAACTAGTAGAACATTTTCAGCAAGCTATGTAAATCTAGTCCTTTTGTTTGCATGGGATAGCAACATATGCCATTCCTTCTTTGCTTGTTGAAGATCATCTTAATGTCTCAACTAATCATCACTTTACAGttctaatttcatatttttaccaCAGTATGTTAATCAAACTAGTAGAACATTTTTCAGCAAGTTATGTAAATCTAGTCCTTTTGTTTGCATGGGATAGCAACTTATTGCCATTCCTTCTTTGCTTGTTGAAGATCATCTTAATGTCATAAAACCGATAAGGTCAGGAAATCACCTGGTTTtacaatcattattttttccaaaagtATTTGGATACATGCTGCATTTATAACTTGTCCTGCAACATTGTCTGCACTACCATTTTGAAGAGTGAATGATAATTCCCAACAGAGAGAGCATCGGGAGCTTATTTTTGCTAATCATGATGGAAATAACATTGTAATGCTAAAATTAGTTAGAAATAATCATACATGCCAGACAAAATTCATTTTACTGCCCCATCTTCCCCCATAAGGGTTTTGTAATTTTCCTTCTTGCATTGACTTAATCTGGGCTTTACCTTCAAGCTTGCCTGCTTTAACCATATTGTacttttcttaattgaactGATTTGTGCTTGACTTGACAGAATATGGATTTAGTTTGACTATTGAATCTCTTGGGAaatggttttctttttattatggaGATTGTTTTCAGTTAAATAGAAACATTTTGGAATGAACAAATGAAACATTGGATTATCTTATTTGTGATGTTTTGATGACTCATGATATACCTATTGTTGTCTAAACCCCAGTCACTTTGGATCCATTCTTCTACCGAATTTGAAGAACTATCACTCCAAGATTCCTATTATTCTGGATGTTCTGCTTCCTAATGTCAGATAAACCATCACTTCTTCCCTTTCGTATGCCTTTGACTGTGCAATGTTCTgttttgaatggaaaaaaacatcaatccAATCTGTAAAAAGCTTTTCTCACTACTTGCTAAAGCAAAACATGGCAATTTTTGCTAATGATCATGACGTCATGTTTGTATTGATAAAACTAGAGACAAGACTCTTAGCACAAGGCTGCAATTCTTTCATTGCAAATCTCATGTCCACTTTAGATTTATGATGCATTGGATTGGGTTTTTCATCTTTACTGATCATTCCTCATGCCTTACTGAATTTACAGTGAAGTGCTCTCTATTTTTCCTATGTAGCATCCAGGGAAACTGTTTCTTCTTGTCCAGAATGATGGAGAGGGCATCTTGAAAGTGAATCTTACCAATCACAGATATTAAGGTTACTTTCCCAGAGATACAACTATCCAAACACGATGCCATAAAGGTTCAGCTCGTTTAATTTCTAGCATTTATGCTTTACAGAAGTGGGACATGTCTTGGTGGGAATACATTGGGAGTCTTGTTTGACAACTGATATAATGGGGGGTTGGGTTATAGAGTTGGAAACAAAGAACCGGTTTTAACTTGCAGAAATACTGATTCATGCATAAATAACCCTTGTAGAATCAATTGAGCATCTCCTACATATTGATCTTTGGTCTCTATCTTTTATTTGATAAGTCCTATTGCATTCTTTGTTCAGATTGATGTCTTAGAAAATGTTGAAGGAAGTCCGTCCATCATATTAAACACAGTAAATGGTTCGTGCACAATTGAAATGGGATCAAAGAAACTAAAAGTCAAATATGAGCCGTTCTTTGGTCTTGGCACCTATTTATCCCCCAAATACGGAGCCTACTTGTTTTTGATAGCTTTGATATCTGGAGGGGCATGTGCCTGCTGCTGGTTTCTAAAAAGCTCGCATGTTGATGGAGTCCCATATCAGGAACTTGAAATGGAGCGGCCAGACTCCCATTCAGCTAATAATATGGAAACAACTGAAGGGTGGGATGAAGGGTGGGATGATGACTGGGATGAAATAAAGGAGGTGAAACAGCCAAATGGACATCAAACAGCAAATGTTTTATCAGATGTCATCGCTTCCAGGAACTCTGATGCAGAAGAAGGGCGCAAAGATTGGGAAGATTAGGGAAATAATACAGGTATAGCTTTTCCATTGTccatgaaaatggaaaaaagaaacacGACAGAGATATTACATGTAGAAAAGTCAGGAAGTCAAGATTTAGTGTTCAAGATAAGTGCTTGAGTTAATGTGGAAGCAGATTgaaattagataaataaaaacagttTTGGTACATGAAACGAatttgttgataatttattttaatccactagggaatatatttatttgttcagAAAATACGTTTATGAAGAGaaaattctctttatttttcttatttctggcttttttaattattgtaattgctttttaaatggaGGGTTGGTTGTATTAAATGTTTAGTTTGTAttaatcaagataaaataaattagctaatcatgtaaagaaaaaataatttattttaaataacatatCCTTAAAAGAAATATTCGGATCCAACTTTAACAGATGGTCTTTTCTCATTAGTCGTATCAGCTTGAATCAACAATTGCTTTTTCAAGAGTTAGAAACACTTAAATGATAATAGGGCGTGTttgattattgttattattttttaaaatattttttatgttaaaatatattaaaataatacttttttaaaattatttttgaaattagtgtattaaaacaattcaaaaattaattttaataaaatatataaaaaaaacatgaatacaattattttttttaaacgctTTCATAATccaagttgtttttataaaaaaaacatataatccaTGCATTTCTCTTTCGAGTGTATTCGGATGGTATTGTTTTCAAacttacaaaaattattataaaatctgagatttcatattaaatttaacattttaaattttcagcACATATAATTAAACTCACATTTTAAgactgataatttttttttaagaaaataatttcatggaaaatatttttcctctatttttcaatgtaaaataaaCACTCCTAAATagtattaatttgaataaacaTATTTCAATATCATGAAAAGGGAGAAAATGTTTTAACCTCGTGGAGAAGggtaaaatgtttttcttgacACTACAACTTATAATATTCACCAAAGACTACCACCACCACTCATCACAACCACCATCCATCATAATAACCTATTTTttacccttaatttttttttatttaattttatattcatgatatatataaaagagtttagggagtgaaataaaaagaaaatgaggacAAGGGGCTAAGgtgattatgaattaaaaaaataattaaaagagatcatacacattaaattaaaaaaagaaaattttattaattagaaacaTGTAATcaagtagaaaataatttaattgactaacattatttttttagttttttcctgttttgtgGAGGGTTTCAGCAAATATAGTTAGGAGACACATACAAATATTGAGAGGGGACTCTTGCAAAATAATACCTagctagcaaaaaaaaaaacatcagtcCCCTGAATCTCCTACTGTTCAGCCTCCCGCACCTGTTGCCACCATCGGATTCTTACCACAACCGCCAACCACCCACTCTAATAGATTGTCTCTCGTCAGCACTAGTAGCA
This genomic stretch from Populus alba chromosome 19, ASM523922v2, whole genome shotgun sequence harbors:
- the LOC118028927 gene encoding U-box domain-containing protein 62 encodes the protein MVKDGIGGGGGLGQTGNNAVTIAEADGEMYYSQYLQGTGGSVLVERIWVWKMAVDFLEGRRFQHFSSESGDSLRAILSAPVTGALMDDAMILPCGHSFGAGGMQHVIRMLSDMLSRHFSGRRGVYNLSLIQKGSERGLTRTKVVMAIQGSWIHSQGRGVQFPFAVTDRGNKRTPPAVLFGREAVCDTQLLKWMLG